A section of the Bacteroidota bacterium genome encodes:
- a CDS encoding T9SS type A sorting domain-containing protein translates to MRSTYFAVILTVFAGSMLFVSGSQPAHAQQASEESVQSGYFEHDNYEAALKWLRGFENPDSLPNYEQIRYEGIQQLRAMPNPLIGQAALKANANVAWQPAGISQTGTVSGRLANIGFDSSGGIYVCSPNGGLWKSNDNGATWKSLSDSWPVLATSAVAIDPKNQSTIYAATGEAFGGLDQNSQSNGQVSGFGIWKSIDGGLNWTNVGKNLGSYFNAILINPINTNIVYVAAASSILRSTDAGITWATAVSLNGNLPSLVMDPVNPAVLYAAAGSQLMKSTDSGATWYKPALVNFPSASNGGLMVLGMTPANHLYLYVSSGIALNGVAGGKIGLSRDSGAHWETTLLDTGASNYLAGQGWYANALAVSPVNPDYVLFGGLDVYYSNQNGASPQKVSNSNGNAGQTNYTHADIHVITYHNGTAFTLSDGGIYYSAPTENGQAWHSDMNSNLGTFQQVGGDAYATKSKGEIQFFIAGAQDNGTTKWTPGNMIGPLIQGGDGGRCFIDQQNGQIIYASYPDFTGQAVIYKSTTGGAGFSPNVLSSSAIQNDRQSGYMFYDVCEADPNVVVMCGRSKVWLTTDGFSNSPTDILSITTSTKVGAPAFAHVAKLDPSYIYVGNVSSYVYWTSDQGTTWAKMTSPTTALNGRPTWITTDPGDPTMVYLTTSNATGKPLWTSQDNGQTWTQPTQTGLPTGLYRAVAVDAQGDIFMGHDGGIVAMDHRDSTWVPLITGLPQGVMVTALQVRGHYLVATTYGRGMFFIDLKPLFGQSSVATAGQPSPVSIESVYPNPVTTGASISKIRYSLANESLAHVAVYDNLGREERVLVNEYTTSGEHEKQIDLAGLPAGRHYILLSAGGVSVTKPITIE, encoded by the coding sequence ATGAGATCAACTTATTTCGCAGTCATTCTCACCGTGTTCGCGGGCTCCATGCTGTTCGTATCGGGCTCACAGCCAGCGCATGCACAGCAAGCGAGTGAAGAATCCGTACAATCCGGTTATTTCGAGCACGATAACTACGAGGCTGCCTTGAAGTGGCTACGCGGCTTTGAAAATCCGGACAGCTTACCAAACTACGAGCAGATTCGTTATGAGGGTATCCAGCAGCTTCGCGCGATGCCCAACCCACTGATCGGCCAGGCCGCATTGAAAGCCAATGCGAATGTTGCATGGCAGCCGGCCGGGATCTCGCAAACAGGAACGGTCAGTGGTCGTCTGGCCAATATCGGATTCGATTCCTCGGGAGGGATTTATGTGTGCTCTCCCAACGGCGGTCTCTGGAAATCGAATGATAATGGCGCCACCTGGAAATCGCTGAGCGATTCATGGCCTGTGCTCGCGACGAGTGCCGTTGCAATCGATCCCAAAAATCAGAGTACGATCTATGCCGCCACCGGTGAGGCCTTCGGGGGATTGGATCAGAATAGCCAGAGCAATGGTCAGGTTTCAGGTTTCGGCATTTGGAAGTCCATTGATGGTGGATTGAATTGGACGAACGTCGGGAAAAACCTCGGGAGTTACTTCAATGCGATTCTCATCAACCCGATCAATACGAATATTGTGTACGTGGCCGCAGCAAGTTCCATCCTTCGCTCGACCGATGCAGGTATCACCTGGGCTACTGCCGTTTCTCTGAATGGCAATTTGCCAAGCCTGGTGATGGATCCGGTGAATCCAGCCGTGTTGTACGCTGCTGCCGGTTCGCAATTGATGAAGTCGACCGATTCCGGCGCGACTTGGTATAAGCCGGCGCTGGTCAATTTCCCATCAGCTAGCAATGGTGGCCTGATGGTCCTTGGCATGACCCCTGCCAATCATCTCTATTTGTATGTCAGCTCCGGGATCGCACTAAATGGCGTAGCCGGTGGCAAGATCGGACTCTCTCGCGACTCCGGTGCCCATTGGGAAACGACGCTGCTCGATACCGGTGCTAGCAACTACTTAGCCGGGCAAGGGTGGTATGCAAACGCGCTTGCGGTCAGTCCGGTCAATCCAGATTACGTGCTCTTCGGCGGTCTGGATGTTTACTACTCCAATCAAAACGGAGCCTCGCCGCAGAAGGTCTCGAATTCGAACGGCAATGCCGGACAGACGAATTACACCCACGCAGATATTCATGTCATCACTTATCATAATGGGACAGCATTTACTTTGAGTGATGGAGGAATCTACTATAGTGCCCCGACCGAAAACGGGCAAGCCTGGCATTCGGATATGAATTCCAACCTTGGTACCTTCCAGCAAGTCGGTGGTGACGCCTATGCGACTAAATCTAAAGGTGAGATTCAATTCTTCATCGCCGGCGCGCAGGATAACGGTACAACGAAATGGACTCCCGGCAATATGATCGGCCCTCTCATTCAGGGTGGCGATGGTGGCCGGTGTTTTATTGACCAACAGAACGGTCAAATCATCTACGCTTCTTATCCCGATTTCACGGGTCAAGCTGTGATCTATAAGTCCACGACCGGTGGCGCCGGGTTCAGCCCGAATGTACTGAGTAGCTCGGCAATCCAGAACGATCGTCAGAGTGGATATATGTTCTACGATGTCTGCGAAGCCGATCCGAATGTCGTGGTAATGTGTGGACGATCGAAGGTTTGGCTTACGACGGATGGCTTCTCCAATTCGCCGACCGACATTCTCAGCATTACCACATCGACGAAGGTCGGCGCGCCGGCCTTTGCCCATGTCGCAAAGCTCGATCCATCGTATATCTATGTTGGAAATGTCAGCAGCTATGTCTACTGGACGTCTGACCAGGGAACAACCTGGGCCAAAATGACATCGCCAACGACCGCGCTGAACGGACGCCCGACCTGGATTACCACGGATCCCGGCGATCCGACCATGGTCTACCTCACAACGTCCAACGCGACGGGAAAGCCACTCTGGACTTCGCAGGATAATGGGCAGACATGGACACAGCCGACTCAAACAGGGCTTCCAACAGGGCTTTATCGAGCGGTTGCGGTCGATGCCCAAGGGGATATTTTCATGGGCCACGACGGTGGCATCGTTGCGATGGACCATCGAGACTCCACATGGGTGCCGCTCATCACCGGGCTTCCGCAAGGAGTTATGGTAACCGCCCTGCAAGTTCGTGGACATTACTTAGTCGCGACCACCTACGGGCGCGGAATGTTCTTTATCGATCTGAAACCGCTATTCGGTCAGAGCAGCGTTGCGACCGCCGGCCAACCGAGTCCCGTGTCGATCGAGAGTGTTTATCCAAATCCGGTCACGACCGGGGCCTCGATCTCGAAGATTCGTTACTCGCTTGCAAATGAGTCACTGGCTCATGTCGCGGTGTATGATAATCTTGGTCGTGAGGAGCGCGTGCTTGTTAACGAATACACCACTAGCGGTGAACATGAGAAGCAGATTGACTTGGCTGGCTTGCCGGCAGGGCGGCACTACATTCTGCTTTCGGCCGGAGGAGTTTCAGTCACCAAGCCAATTACAATCGAGTAG
- a CDS encoding T9SS type A sorting domain-containing protein produces MRSSHFVVTIIAVSLFAIIASGSRTAYAQQEQTESAESHYFEHDDYSAMMRWFSDYQNPDHLPDFERVRYTGIQQLHAMPNPMIADHAAMKASQSAAWMPAGLSQSGPVSGREADVDVDRDGKIYLASPSGGLWKSVDQGIHWASLSDNQWSTLFTSAVAVDPNNPDVVYAGTGEPFGYFDPVYQGNTGSSGVGVYKSMDGGNNWTLIPSKLGRYFSKIIVNPANSNLVYVMSTSVWRSTDSGHTWSDVQDLSTGGAVFGALVIDPVDPSILYAGAGSQLFKSIDSGATWKAVSSGFPTAASGGLMVLAMTPADHEYLYVLTSHRPGEYIGYSTNGGTSWHISTSNFSLASNSQGWYDLALAASPTDKNYIVVGGLDVYSSSQNGANPQQLTNWTGNAGGGHYTHADIHFLGYRHGSLYALSDGGIYHSESDGSSWSGNMNANLGTFQQIGGDAYCDPTTGEPKFFIAGAQDNGTTKWTAGKMTGPMIQGGDGGRCFIDQQTGHILYASYPNFLGEAVIYKSMNGGSSFSGNVLNGLAIQQDLQMGYMIYSVCDADPNVVVMCGGSKLWLTTTAFSSGIDTTSTWATTSSGVKKISGYPSYAHISKSDPTTIYLGTSASQIYGSTDQGADWTKMTTPTSLGSRPTWITTSPTDAASAYLTTSNSMGRPLWTSQDNGLTWKQPTQTGLPVGLYRTVAVDAAGDIFLGHDGGVVAMDHKDSVWVPLTTGMPLAMVTAMQVRGHYLVVTTYGRGMYYIDINQIFNPNNVTNDVAGSATSNRVSIENVYPNPATSSVATSRINYTLGTASLARIAIYDNLGREERILANEWTTGGEHEKSLDLSGLPAGQHYIVLTAAGTASTKPVTIE; encoded by the coding sequence ATGAGATCATCGCATTTCGTCGTCACCATTATTGCGGTTTCACTTTTCGCAATCATCGCGTCTGGCTCGCGGACGGCCTACGCTCAGCAAGAGCAAACGGAATCTGCGGAATCGCACTACTTCGAGCATGACGATTACAGCGCGATGATGCGATGGTTTTCGGATTACCAGAATCCCGATCACCTACCGGATTTTGAGCGGGTCCGCTACACGGGCATCCAGCAGTTGCACGCCATGCCAAATCCGATGATCGCCGATCACGCCGCAATGAAAGCGAGCCAAAGTGCTGCATGGATGCCGGCAGGACTCTCGCAGAGCGGACCGGTAAGCGGCCGCGAGGCTGATGTGGACGTCGATCGCGATGGCAAAATCTACCTCGCATCACCCTCGGGCGGACTTTGGAAATCGGTCGATCAAGGTATTCATTGGGCATCGCTCAGCGATAACCAGTGGTCCACCCTATTTACGAGTGCCGTCGCAGTCGATCCGAACAATCCCGATGTCGTCTATGCTGGCACCGGCGAACCATTCGGCTATTTTGATCCAGTCTATCAGGGCAACACCGGCTCCTCCGGAGTCGGAGTTTATAAATCGATGGACGGCGGAAACAACTGGACTCTCATTCCCTCAAAGCTCGGACGGTATTTCAGCAAGATCATCGTAAATCCCGCGAATTCGAATCTAGTATATGTGATGAGCACCTCGGTGTGGCGCTCGACCGATTCGGGCCATACCTGGAGCGACGTGCAAGATCTCAGCACGGGCGGTGCGGTCTTTGGTGCACTCGTCATCGATCCCGTTGACCCCTCTATTCTATACGCTGGCGCGGGGAGTCAGCTATTCAAGTCAATCGATTCTGGTGCAACATGGAAGGCGGTCTCTTCAGGATTTCCGACAGCTGCCAGCGGTGGCCTGATGGTCCTTGCTATGACTCCCGCCGACCACGAGTATCTCTATGTGCTAACAAGTCACCGACCGGGAGAATACATTGGATACTCGACCAACGGTGGTACGAGCTGGCATATCTCCACCAGTAATTTCAGTCTGGCTTCAAACTCCCAGGGCTGGTACGATTTGGCTCTGGCGGCAAGTCCTACGGATAAGAACTACATCGTCGTCGGTGGACTCGACGTTTATTCCTCAAGCCAGAATGGCGCGAATCCGCAACAACTGACGAATTGGACGGGCAATGCTGGCGGCGGACACTATACTCACGCCGATATTCATTTCCTCGGGTACAGACACGGCTCTCTATATGCTCTCAGCGATGGTGGTATTTACCATAGCGAGTCTGATGGTTCTTCGTGGAGTGGTAATATGAACGCCAATCTTGGTACGTTCCAGCAAATTGGAGGGGATGCTTACTGCGATCCGACAACTGGCGAGCCGAAGTTCTTTATTGCCGGTGCACAAGATAATGGCACGACCAAGTGGACCGCTGGAAAAATGACTGGACCCATGATTCAGGGCGGCGATGGCGGCCGATGTTTCATCGACCAGCAAACCGGACATATCCTGTATGCGTCGTACCCGAACTTCCTTGGTGAAGCGGTGATCTACAAGTCCATGAATGGCGGTAGTTCGTTTAGCGGGAATGTGCTGAATGGTCTTGCAATCCAACAGGACCTTCAGATGGGGTATATGATTTACTCGGTCTGCGATGCCGATCCGAACGTCGTCGTAATGTGTGGTGGTAGCAAGTTGTGGCTGACAACCACCGCCTTCAGCTCGGGCATCGATACTACGAGCACATGGGCTACGACATCGAGCGGCGTCAAAAAGATATCCGGGTATCCGAGCTATGCACACATATCGAAATCGGATCCAACCACGATCTACCTTGGCACGAGTGCATCTCAGATCTATGGCTCAACCGATCAGGGTGCAGATTGGACCAAGATGACGACCCCCACTTCCCTTGGCTCACGTCCGACCTGGATCACAACTTCTCCGACCGATGCGGCGAGCGCGTATCTCACAACATCGAATTCAATGGGCAGGCCGCTTTGGACTTCGCAAGACAATGGGCTAACATGGAAACAACCGACTCAGACGGGGTTGCCTGTTGGACTTTACAGGACCGTTGCTGTGGACGCTGCAGGTGACATCTTTCTCGGCCATGATGGTGGAGTCGTGGCAATGGACCATAAGGACTCCGTATGGGTGCCTCTGACAACCGGAATGCCTTTGGCGATGGTTACCGCGATGCAGGTCCGAGGACACTATTTGGTCGTCACCACTTATGGTCGCGGGATGTACTATATCGACATTAACCAAATCTTCAATCCGAACAACGTTACGAACGATGTTGCTGGGTCCGCGACTTCAAACCGGGTTTCGATCGAGAATGTATATCCTAATCCGGCCACATCGAGTGTCGCAACCTCACGGATTAACTATACGTTGGGAACCGCGTCTCTAGCTCGGATTGCGATTTATGACAATCTTGGCCGTGAGGAACGCATCCTGGCGAATGAGTGGACGACTGGCGGAGAACATGAGAAATCGCTTGACCTGAGCGGCCTTCCGGCTGGCCAACATTATATCGTATTAACCGCCGCCGGAACAGCCTCGACCAAGCCAGTTACGATTGAGTAA
- a CDS encoding T9SS type A sorting domain-containing protein yields the protein MKRIIFFFWILLIASPCRAQWVGIALGAQVEAFGVHDSLLFIGSADHVYRYTVAHGYGYADTGIDFTQGGVTSFASLGRYFFVHTQYDYRTPDNGSTWTRLSRGCTLGTNGVYLFACTGGTTYRSGDSGDNWQAVPGPGSVTMFAATGSCVFASTSSNIWRSIDNGGTWAKISSPIATINSFAFLGTLTFGANGPIVKSTDSGTHWTEIDLPRRSVTQLAASGSNLFAGTDSGVFVSVDSGLHWRAVNDGLGNYHIVNALGVFDTLLFVNARSGVDNYTAKRRISEMVDTPKSAVQAIPQPRDTLSIYPNPATGLVTIFAGSTAIEHVSVLNVLGVNVFEAGGSTTPYPRLEKAGEFYSLDLSQLPSGTYFLRIETAKGSVLRKLVRE from the coding sequence ATGAAACGGATTATTTTCTTCTTCTGGATACTATTGATCGCATCGCCCTGCAGGGCACAGTGGGTCGGCATCGCTCTCGGTGCTCAGGTTGAGGCGTTCGGAGTCCACGATTCCTTGCTCTTTATTGGCTCGGCCGATCATGTTTATCGTTATACGGTAGCCCATGGGTATGGCTATGCAGACACCGGTATTGATTTTACCCAGGGTGGTGTCACCTCGTTCGCATCGCTGGGGCGATATTTTTTTGTACACACGCAATATGATTATCGCACGCCAGATAATGGTTCGACATGGACTCGGCTTTCGCGGGGATGTACATTAGGGACGAATGGAGTGTATCTCTTTGCATGCACGGGTGGCACAACGTATCGTTCCGGCGATAGTGGCGATAATTGGCAAGCGGTTCCTGGTCCTGGGTCGGTCACCATGTTTGCTGCAACAGGATCTTGCGTTTTTGCAAGCACAAGTAGTAACATCTGGCGATCAATCGATAACGGCGGAACCTGGGCGAAGATATCTTCACCGATTGCGACGATCAATAGTTTTGCCTTCCTCGGCACGCTCACATTTGGCGCGAACGGTCCAATTGTGAAGTCCACCGATTCCGGTACGCATTGGACAGAGATCGACTTGCCACGCCGGAGCGTCACGCAACTTGCGGCGAGCGGCTCGAATCTCTTTGCCGGGACTGATAGCGGGGTCTTCGTCTCGGTGGATTCAGGCCTGCACTGGCGCGCCGTCAATGACGGGCTTGGGAATTACCATATCGTGAATGCCCTGGGTGTCTTCGATACTTTGCTCTTTGTCAATGCGCGAAGCGGGGTCGATAATTACACGGCCAAGCGTCGGATCTCCGAGATGGTGGACACGCCCAAGAGCGCGGTGCAAGCAATCCCACAGCCGCGCGACACGCTTTCGATCTATCCGAATCCCGCGACCGGGCTGGTTACGATTTTTGCTGGAAGTACTGCAATCGAGCACGTGAGTGTGCTGAATGTGCTGGGTGTGAATGTGTTCGAAGCGGGTGGGTCAACCACCCCCTACCCCCGCCTTGAAAAGGCGGGGGAATTCTACTCCCTCGATCTTTCGCAGTTGCCGTCGGGGACCTACTTCCTGCGTATCGAGACAGCGAAAGGAAGCGTGCTGCGGAAGCTGGTCCGGGAGTAA
- a CDS encoding helix-turn-helix transcriptional regulator, whose translation MSLQTIVASNVRGFRIKRNMTQEELAIKSKMSPNFLACFERGETGLALARLEKNAKTLKVLPHVLLIPESYKQP comes from the coding sequence GTGAGCCTCCAAACGATCGTCGCAAGCAATGTCCGGGGATTTCGAATAAAGCGGAATATGACCCAAGAGGAGTTGGCGATCAAATCGAAAATGAGTCCGAATTTTTTAGCTTGTTTTGAGCGTGGAGAGACAGGACTTGCCCTCGCCAGACTCGAAAAAAATGCAAAAACACTGAAAGTGCTGCCGCACGTCCTCTTGATTCCAGAAAGCTATAAGCAGCCCTGA
- a CDS encoding cobalamin-binding protein, with protein MRIVSLLPSATEICYAVGLENQLVGVTHECDYPERATKKLHVTKSRAHNGLSSSEIDTLVRSQLDETGSLYELNFDMLSALEPDLILTQRLCTVCAVSIDQVREMAERLPKKPHVENLEPRTLDEVLETIRRVAVLGDSAHHGPVLRDLRTRIEHVKRAVKRLSKPKVLVLEWVDPPFASGHWIPELVEIAGGENTVAFKHAPSREVTWDQVVAARAEIIIIAECGFDVQRQKQDIKIFWEKIRAAEHGFDVMPEVWVCDGSQYFSRPGPRLVDTLELLAGIIHREVRSEFLGKYQLEKDFESIT; from the coding sequence ATGCGCATCGTCAGTCTTCTTCCCAGCGCGACAGAGATCTGTTACGCGGTGGGGCTGGAGAATCAACTTGTTGGGGTGACTCACGAGTGCGATTATCCGGAGCGGGCAACCAAGAAGCTGCACGTGACGAAATCGCGAGCTCACAACGGGCTTTCGAGCAGCGAGATCGACACATTAGTTCGTTCACAACTTGACGAAACGGGTTCTCTCTACGAGCTTAACTTCGATATGTTAAGCGCGCTGGAGCCGGACCTGATCCTGACGCAACGGCTTTGCACGGTGTGCGCGGTATCGATCGACCAGGTTCGAGAGATGGCCGAGCGGCTGCCGAAAAAGCCGCATGTCGAGAACCTTGAACCGAGGACGCTCGATGAAGTGCTGGAGACCATTCGGCGCGTTGCAGTCCTGGGGGACTCTGCGCATCATGGACCGGTGCTACGGGATTTGCGGACCAGGATCGAGCATGTGAAGCGGGCAGTCAAAAGACTGTCGAAGCCGAAAGTGCTCGTGCTCGAGTGGGTCGATCCACCGTTCGCTTCGGGGCATTGGATTCCGGAGCTTGTGGAGATCGCCGGTGGCGAGAACACCGTGGCATTCAAGCATGCACCATCACGGGAAGTCACGTGGGACCAGGTGGTTGCGGCGCGGGCCGAGATCATCATCATTGCCGAGTGCGGCTTTGATGTCCAGCGGCAAAAGCAGGACATAAAGATTTTTTGGGAGAAGATTCGCGCGGCCGAACACGGCTTTGATGTAATGCCGGAAGTGTGGGTTTGCGATGGATCTCAGTATTTTTCGCGGCCGGGTCCGCGTCTTGTTGATACGCTCGAGTTGCTCGCAGGCATTATTCACCGTGAGGTGCGCAGTGAGTTTCTCGGAAAGTATCAGTTGGAAAAAGATTTTGAAAGTATAACTTAG
- the rpsR gene encoding 30S ribosomal protein S18, translating into MTYLDYRDTRLLERFLNDRGKLLPNRITGVSAAGQRKVEAAVKHARHLALLPFVAEGMK; encoded by the coding sequence ATCACGTATCTCGATTATCGCGATACCCGACTGCTCGAGCGGTTCTTGAACGATCGTGGCAAGCTGTTGCCGAACCGGATCACTGGTGTCAGTGCAGCCGGCCAGCGCAAAGTCGAAGCGGCTGTTAAGCACGCCCGGCATTTGGCGCTGCTTCCGTTCGTGGCCGAAGGAATGAAATAA
- the rpmB gene encoding 50S ribosomal protein L28 yields MARVCELTGVKPVSGNHVSHAVNRSKKRILPNLQTKRVWDAETGKFVTIKATARAFRTLDKKGLRAMRAKV; encoded by the coding sequence ATGGCACGAGTCTGTGAACTGACCGGAGTGAAGCCGGTTTCTGGAAATCATGTTTCGCATGCGGTCAATCGCAGCAAAAAGCGCATTCTACCAAACCTTCAGACTAAACGAGTTTGGGATGCGGAAACCGGTAAGTTCGTTACCATCAAGGCAACCGCCCGCGCGTTTCGCACGCTGGATAAGAAGGGCCTCCGGGCCATGCGGGCAAAGGTATAG
- a CDS encoding glycosyltransferase family 9 protein yields MPNPLLKPVELAIRRAFLRGLGLLGKARRHTAALAPEHLVARLGPEPSILLLRQDRLGDLLMSSFFLVALRTRFPGAHIAIVLGKNNAAGFPLLPANCEAFVYSKRFLQDMRMLRTIRKRNFDLMIDLTDKASVTSSIFLALSGAKIRLGVAKENSVVYDLTVPQFAARSRHITERVAEMLRPLGIDPETVDRSPRLNVRANHTPGRVGMNVSSRTADRSAPPAAMAEIARGILSEGVTEVLVFSAPNDRERGRKTVRLANDPHIREAPYVKEFTDLAEQIASCEYLVSVDTSVTQIASAAKVPMVLLFNAEIDQFPWTPIGVPFEIHRQRPNLESLEPQPVLALFKKLMVQSATSIVAQPKIANS; encoded by the coding sequence TTGCCAAACCCACTTCTTAAGCCGGTCGAACTTGCGATTCGAAGGGCGTTCCTTCGCGGACTTGGCTTGCTCGGCAAGGCACGCCGCCATACCGCTGCTCTCGCGCCGGAGCATCTTGTTGCACGACTGGGTCCCGAACCATCCATCTTGTTGCTCCGTCAGGATCGCCTTGGCGATCTTTTGATGTCCTCATTTTTTCTTGTCGCGCTGCGCACTCGATTCCCCGGGGCACACATCGCAATCGTTCTCGGAAAGAATAATGCTGCCGGATTTCCGTTGTTACCAGCCAACTGCGAGGCGTTTGTCTATTCAAAGCGATTCTTGCAGGATATGAGAATGCTGCGGACTATCCGCAAACGGAATTTTGATCTCATGATCGATCTGACCGATAAAGCGTCTGTCACCTCCTCGATCTTTCTTGCACTCTCCGGCGCGAAGATTCGGCTTGGTGTTGCCAAAGAGAACTCGGTCGTCTATGACCTCACGGTTCCACAATTTGCGGCGCGGTCCCGTCATATCACCGAGCGCGTGGCCGAAATGCTGAGACCCCTCGGCATCGATCCCGAAACCGTCGATCGAAGTCCACGGCTCAATGTTCGCGCCAACCATACGCCGGGACGTGTTGGAATGAATGTCTCTTCTCGTACTGCGGACCGGTCAGCACCACCCGCTGCCATGGCCGAGATTGCGCGTGGGATCCTCAGCGAGGGCGTCACAGAAGTTCTTGTCTTTTCCGCACCAAACGATCGCGAGCGCGGTCGCAAGACAGTCCGGCTTGCGAATGATCCTCACATCCGGGAAGCGCCGTATGTCAAGGAATTCACAGACCTCGCGGAGCAAATTGCTTCGTGCGAATATTTAGTCAGCGTGGATACGTCCGTCACGCAAATTGCTTCGGCAGCGAAAGTGCCAATGGTCCTTCTCTTCAATGCAGAGATCGACCAATTTCCCTGGACACCGATCGGCGTTCCATTCGAGATTCATCGTCAGCGCCCGAATCTGGAGTCTCTTGAACCACAGCCGGTGCTTGCGCTGTTCAAAAAATTGATGGTCCAAAGCGCCACGTCAATAGTCGCCCAACCGAAGATCGCCAACTCATGA